From Caretta caretta isolate rCarCar2 chromosome 3, rCarCar1.hap1, whole genome shotgun sequence, a single genomic window includes:
- the LOC125633216 gene encoding small ribosomal subunit protein uS11-like, with product MAPCKGKEKKEEQVIILGPQAAKGENVFGDCHIFASFNDTFVHVTDLCGKEPICRVTGGMKVKADRDEPLPYAAMLAAQDVAQWCKELGITALHIKLRATCGNRTKTPGPGAQSALRALARSGMKIGRIEDVTPIPSDSTRRKGDRLGHRL from the coding sequence ATGGCACCATGTAAGGGTAAGGAGAAGAAGGAAGAGCAGGTCATCATCTTAGGACCGCAGGCTGCCAAAGGGGAAAATGTGTTTGGTGACTGCCATATCTTTGCTTCCTTCAATGACACTTTTGTCCATGTAACTGATCTCTGTGGCAAGGAACCCATCTGCCGAGTGACTGGTGGTATGAAGGTGAAGGCCGACAGAGACGAGCCTTTGCCCTATGCTGCTATGTTGGCAGCCCAGGATGTTGCCCAGTGGTGCAAGGAGCTGGGCATCACTGCCCTTCACATCAAGCTGCGAGCTACATGTGGAAATAGGACCAAGACTCCTGGACCTGGTGCCCAGTCAGCCCTCAGAGCTCTCGCTCGTTCTGGAATGAAGATTGGGCGCATTGAGGATGtcacccccatcccctctgacAGCACTCGCAGAAAGGGTGATCGCCTGGGTCATCGTCTGTAA
- the LOC125634907 gene encoding uncharacterized protein LOC125634907 has translation MILSVGLFLIGVLASEIWTQDRPGETTAGYGLNHLLICLNISTGSLSSECLGSLLRIALNAEYFEDQYLIFAAVDQFGTAQEIDGTLAAQCGYTIEYNYWGNIEFRASIISCYTHIESDVYTVTVQIKTATNPDMKNALTHLKTVSCPYSPWHPRELVCETNYMEVSVRRNVPQITADLLQDEPEDWALAFPEATAGAVSIWQVVFHLPSGRKALLASDAQNAGYGLNTTDTRILLRAPYNAAEAQLVKVRGVTFSAVRASTFYKQRWMILMVDTAVACPIDGVDYTDDTITWTIPKNLQTLSAGATSFNDLLVEIGVDLHKLSAREIASRKYVLSNNTDEITIQMPIGAEGGYYKTHVSEGQHGTKYYINLFLEHQWEDNRWGVTKHTIIKKIETPFKLVPPTITNNTNSSIRLVNVTVGTFLPDVELVNLTIDDTTVTVPEALQHGYKVYETRYPNGSKGYVIETPFNVPSIKKEYLTEDTRLYILNVTLGFIVQPTHETFTVPVITISPVKDAVLPSARGFCDDENLYLTVVRGNVDQNWLPFISNLSLSPDAAQKHNYGLDDNGTHFTIRVPLYAPHVLYEDIHPSGITASLHVTMKDNTLADMTDFSISCRFSPKELIDCLPNGTMAITAVKLAGITDLDTSLFVLRDKRCRPVTVTEKSATFIFHVNTCGTSRKFENTFMTYENDVSYFRPGSITPIYQLKCACQYIINETIVVQYSSKNNPAPSIEPGFGSLALTLRLFKDKSYSDSYKDIEYPVVKYLKEALYFEVELLHSEDPQLELYLEDCWATTSQDRDSSPQWSVITDSCENAEDSHQTIFHKVDSDSRVKFPTHLKRFEVKMFTFMQDGNALLEQIYFHCSVVICDARRPASDLLCARRCIPRKQRLGRSVEAYHRHGHVSSGAVLIES, from the exons ATGATTCTCTCTGTGGG GTTGTTCCTAATAGGTGTATTAGCCTCTGAAATATGGACCCAAGACAGGCCAG GTGAAACTACAGCTGGCTATGGTCTTAACCAT TTACTAATTTGTCTTAACATCTCTACAGGCTCCCTGAGCTCAGAGTGCCTGGGGAGCCTCTTGCGgattgcactgaatgcagagtACTTCGAGGACCAGTATCTGATCTTTGCTGCTGTTG ACCAGTTTGGCACAGCCCAGGAGATTGATGGGACCCTGGCAGCACAGTGTGGCTATACAATAGAGTATAATTATTGGGGTAACATTGAATTCCGTGCTTCCATTATAAGCTGCTACACTCATATTGAG AGTGATGTATACACAGTAACTGTACAAATCAAAACAGCTACTAATCCTGATATGAAAAATGCTCTAACTCACTTGAAGACTGTGAGTTGCCCTTACAGTCCATGGCATCCAAGAGAGTTAGTATGTGAAACCAACTACATGGAG GTGTCTGTCAGGAGGAATGTTCCACAGATAACAGCAGACTTGCTCCAAGATGAACCTGAAGACTGGGCTCTAGCCTTTCCAGAG GCAACTGCTGGGGCAGTGTCAATCTGGCAAGTAGTATTTCACCTGCCCAGTGGAAGGAAGGCTCTGCTAGCAAGTGATGCTCAGAATGCTGGCTATGGACTCAATACAACAGACACTAGGATTTTGCTGAGAGCACCATACAATGCTGCAGAAGCACAGCTAGTCAAG GTTCGAGGAGTGACTTTCTCTGCAGTGAGAGCAAGTACATTCTACAAGCAACGATGGATGATCTTGATGGTAGATACTGCTGTGGCCTGCCCTATAG ATGGGGTGGATTATACAGATGACACAATTACATGGACCATTCCAAAAAACCTCCAAACCCTCTCTGCTGGGGCAACTAGCTTCAATGATCTCCTTGTTGAAATTGGTGTGGATCTTCACAAACTTTCTGCCAGAGAAATTGCTTCCAGGAAATATGTGCTATCAAACAATACAGATGAAATTACCATCCAGATGCCCATAGGTGCAGAAGGTGGCTATTACAAG ACCCATGTGAGTGAGGGACAGCATGGGACCAAATACTACATTAATTTGTTTTTGGAACATCAGTGGGAAGACAACAGGTGGGGAGTGACTAAGCATACCATCATCAAGAAAATAGAAACTCCATTTAAACTTGTACCACCCACCATAACAAACA ATACCAACTCCAGCATTAGGCTGGTCAATGTGACTGTGGGAACATTCCTCCCAGACGTGGAACTGGTGAACTTGACCATAGATGATACAACTGTAACTGTGCCTGAAGCCCTTCAGCATGGATACAAAGTCTATGAGACTAGATACCCCAATGGAAGCAAAGGCTATGTAATAGAAACACCATTCAATGTGCCTAGCATTAAGAAAGAG taCTTAACAGAAGACACTAGACTCTATATACTGAATGTCACACTTGGATTCATAGTACAGCCAACACATGAGACCTTCACTGTTCCAGTCATAACAATCTCTCCTGTCAAGGATGCAG TGTTGCCTAGTGCAAGAGGATTCTGTGATGATGAAAACCTCTATCTAACAGTTGTTCGTGGCAATGTGGATCAAAACTGGCTGCCCTTCATTTCAAACCTGAGCCTGTCACCAGATGCTGCTCAGAAGCACAACTATGGACTAGATGACAATGGCACCCACTTCACAATTCGTGTTCCTCTTTATGCACCTCATGTACTATATGAG GATATTCATCCCTCTGGAATAACTGCTTCACTCCATGTAACAATGAAGGATAACACTCTTGCTGACATGACAGACTTTTCAATCTCTTGCAGATTTTCACCTAAAGAACTAATAG ACTGTCTGCCAAATGGAACAATGGCTATCACTGCAGTTAAGCTAGCAGGAATCACAGACCTGGATACCAGCTTATTTGTCTTGAGAGACAAACGATGCAGGCCTGTTACAGTGACTGAGAAGAGTGCAACATTCATATTCCATGTGAACACCTGTGGAACAAGTAGAAAG TTTGAGAACACATTTATGACCTATGAAAATGATGTCTCCTACTTCAGACCTGGCAGCATTACACCAATATACCA ACTGAAGTGTGCATGTCAATATATAATAAATGAGACCATCGTTGTCCAGTACAGCTCCAAAAACAACCCAGCACCCAGTATTGAGCCAGGGTTTGGCTCTCTTGCTCTAACCTTGAGGCTGTTCAAAG ATAAGTCTTATTCTGACTCCTACAAGGACATAGAGTATCCTGTGGTAAAATACTTAAAAGAGGCACTGTATTTTGAAGTAGAACTGCTCCATTCTGAAGACCCACAGCTAGAACTATATCTGGAAGACTGTTGGGCGACCACTTCCCAGGACAGAgacagcagccctcagtggtcTGTCATTACAGACAG CTGTGAAAATGCAGAGGACTCCCATCAAACAATCTTCCACAAAGTGGATAGTGACTCAAGAGTGAAGTTTCCCACTCATCTGAAGAGATTTGAGGTGAAAATGTTCACATTCATGCAAGATGGAAATGCACTACTGGAACAG ATATACTTCCACTGCAGTGTGGTGATATGTGATGCTAGGCGGCCAGCTTCAGATCTTCTTTGTGCAAGGAGATGTATTCCTAGAAAACAGAGGCTTG GTCGTAGTGTTGAGGCATATCATAGGCACGGGCACGTATCTTCTGGAGCAGTCCTTATTGAAAGTTAA